The Wolbachia endosymbiont of Drosophila innubila region GTTGAAAGTTGCGAGCAAGTACTAAAAACTTCCGCAGCATCATCTTTATAGCTGATCAAAGCAACACGTCATACCGCGATTCATTCCATAACTGTACGAACATTGTGATTTTGGCCCATCAGGAGGGTGTCATCCCAGTGCTTGACACATATAGCTAAACTGACTTAGATTTACCGACAGTTTGAAAAACAAAAATTCGTCATTCCGCTACTTGTTAGCGAAATCTATGCTGAGATATCGCGGCGGTATGACGTAGGAAAACCTTTCTTGGGTTAGCTATAGTTTGCTATATTATGTGATTTTATTTTTAGCATTGCTTCTTACATTATGTAATTTTGTTTTCCATAATGTATATTATGTAATTTTCGATGCTAAGATCTGTTATAGCTCTCAGTATGATATGAGTGATTCTCTTTTAATAATTATTTTTTAAATAATTTGTTGGTTCATCAATTTCTTTAGGATTGATATCTACAATTATTTTTCCGTTTTTTAACAGAATAATCCGATCTGATATTTTTGTTAAAAAATCCAAATTGTGAGAAGCGATAATCATAGTAATACCCATATCTCTAACTGATTGTAGTAGTTCCACAACGTCGACTATTGTTGCTACATCTAAACCAGACGTTGGCTCATCGCATAATAGAATCCTTGGATTCATCATTAAGCTTCTGGCAAGCGCAACCCGCTGTTTTTGCCCACCGGATAGATTACTAGGGTAATCATTTTTTTTAGAGGCAATACCCAAAGACTCAAGTAGTGAATCACTTTGATCCTGAGTTTTGTTTTTAAGTTTGGGAGCATATGTAAGATTTTCCCAGACAGTCATATGTGAGAAAAGTTGAAAATCCTGAAATACAAAACCAGTACTATCATTGCATTCAATGCTACCAGAATCTAAAACTTCGAGTTTTTGTATACAACGTAACAATGTTGATTTACCACTACCAGAAGGACCAGCAAGACCAACTATAGATTGCTCTATAATCAGGTTAATATTATTAAGTACTGGAACATTATTAAATAATTTACAAACATTATGCATTTTTATCATATATACCTTTCTGTTCAATCTTTTTGCCTATATATTCAATTAGTAATACAAGAGCGTAATAATAAGCCCCAGCAAGACAAAGTGGTATAAAATAAGTAAATTGTTCTGCTGCAAGCATTTGCGCAGAGCGCATAATATCAACACCACCAATAGTAGAGATTAATGCCGTTTCTTTAAGGAGTGCAATGATCTCATTTATCATTGCAGGAAGAATATTTTTAATAACTTGTGGTAATATAATATCTCTCCACATATAGAAACTAGGTATTTGTAAAGTTTTAGCTGCTTCAAACTGGTTTTTTGATATAGTTTCAATACCAGCTCGTAAAATCTCAGCAATATAAGCACAGCTATTTAGACCAAATGCTATAATGCCAGCACTAAATATGTTTAATTTAATTCCTGCAATGGTTGGGGTCATAAAATAAACAACACTTAACTGTAATATAAGGGGGGTGCCACGTATTACAGATATAATTCCATTAATTAATGGAATACAGATCTTATTATATCTGAGTACTGACAATAATCCCCCTAGACTCACACCTAAAAGCAGTCCTCCAATCAATAATTTTAAAGTAAAGGCAAGGCCTGTTCCAACAAACAAGAAATTAGAAATTAATTCCTGCATCAGTTATCTCCTAGCCATTTTTCTGCTATTTTTTGTATTACACCTTTACTTTCTAAACTTTTTAATGCCTCGTTTATTTTATCCTTTAAAGCAGATCCTTTATTCACAGCAATAACATAACCACCATCTAACTTGGCAGTGGCTGACCATGATAGACCAGGATTTTTTTTGCTAAATACTTTACCTTGGAATTCATCAATTAGGACGCCATCAACATGACCAGACTTTAATGTTTCTACAGCTTGATTATTATTGTCTATAGCAATAATTTGAGCTGTTGTAGGAACATGCTCTTTTAGCCAAATTTCCATGACAGTTCCTAGTTGAACGGCTATCTTCTTGTGAGTTAAGTTGTTTATACCGGCTATGGGTTTATTTTTGTGATATAGAATACCAAATTCCCCTGTATAATAACTATTTGAAAAATCAAAATTTTTTTCACGCTCTTCTGTGCTACCAATAGTAGATATAGCAGCATCTACAGAATTACTTTGCAATGCTGCAAATATAGCACTAAACTGCATATCTTTAAATATCGCTTCTTTACCTAACTCTTTTGCTACTAATTGAGCAAGCTCAATGTCAAAGCCAGTAAATTTACCATTTTCATAATATTCAAAAGGTGGATAATCTGCAGAAATTGCAAATCTAATGATATTATCGTGTTTATTTTCCTTGCATCCTGTTAATAGAATACTTATCACTATAGTAGCATTTAAAATATATTTTTTCATATTACTAATTTATATTCATATTTTATTCATCTTATGAATATAGACATTAAAAATTGAATAGTCAAGAAATAATGAATATAATTTCAAATATACTTATTACATATTCAATATGAGGAAAATGCATAATGCATGACAACACACTAGGTGAACATATTTTAAATATTATTCAAAATCACGAAATTTTAGAGCAGAGCGATTTACAGACCTTGCTTAAAGAAAGAGGGCACAACATTCCTCAGGCTACTTTATCAAGAAAATTAAAAAAACTTAAAATTGCCAAAGTTGCTGGTATGTATAAAGTAATTGACATCAACCAATATCGATTACCATTAATACTTAATATGCAAATTTCGGATTTTGGTTTAATAGTACTACACACTCAACCAGGACAAGCTAGCAGCCTAGCTTACTTTCTAGATCAGAAGTATGTTATTTATTCATTAAATAATAGCAAAAACATAGGAATTATAGGAACTATAGCAGGTGATGATACAGTATTATTGATCATCAAAAGTAAGG contains the following coding sequences:
- a CDS encoding amino acid ABC transporter ATP-binding protein, which gives rise to MIKMHNVCKLFNNVPVLNNINLIIEQSIVGLAGPSGSGKSTLLRCIQKLEVLDSGSIECNDSTGFVFQDFQLFSHMTVWENLTYAPKLKNKTQDQSDSLLESLGIASKKNDYPSNLSGGQKQRVALARSLMMNPRILLCDEPTSGLDVATIVDVVELLQSVRDMGITMIIASHNLDFLTKISDRIILLKNGKIIVDINPKEIDEPTNYLKNNY
- a CDS encoding amino acid ABC transporter permease; translation: MQELISNFLFVGTGLAFTLKLLIGGLLLGVSLGGLLSVLRYNKICIPLINGIISVIRGTPLILQLSVVYFMTPTIAGIKLNIFSAGIIAFGLNSCAYIAEILRAGIETISKNQFEAAKTLQIPSFYMWRDIILPQVIKNILPAMINEIIALLKETALISTIGGVDIMRSAQMLAAEQFTYFIPLCLAGAYYYALVLLIEYIGKKIEQKGIYDKNA
- a CDS encoding ABC transporter substrate-binding protein, with translation MKKYILNATIVISILLTGCKENKHDNIIRFAISADYPPFEYYENGKFTGFDIELAQLVAKELGKEAIFKDMQFSAIFAALQSNSVDAAISTIGSTEEREKNFDFSNSYYTGEFGILYHKNKPIAGINNLTHKKIAVQLGTVMEIWLKEHVPTTAQIIAIDNNNQAVETLKSGHVDGVLIDEFQGKVFSKKNPGLSWSATAKLDGGYVIAVNKGSALKDKINEALKSLESKGVIQKIAEKWLGDN
- a CDS encoding arginine repressor ArgR gives rise to the protein MHDNTLGEHILNIIQNHEILEQSDLQTLLKERGHNIPQATLSRKLKKLKIAKVAGMYKVIDINQYRLPLILNMQISDFGLIVLHTQPGQASSLAYFLDQKYVIYSLNNSKNIGIIGTIAGDDTVLLIIKSKAELNKVLQSIYETFPYLSPE